ATGTACAAATTTAAATGAAACCTTTTTTATAGTTTTAACGCATGATACAACTAAGTTATTGGGAAATTAAAGAATGGTTTACAAATGTAGACTATACCATAGTTGGTAGTGGAATTGTTGGATTAAATTGTGCTTTGCAGTTAAAACAACAATTTCCAAAATCAAATATTTTAATTGTAGAAAAAGGTATTTTACCACACGGTGCAAGCACTAAAAATGCTGGGTTTGCTTGTTTTGGAAGTTTATCTGAACTTGTTGATGATTTACAAAATCATACAGAAGATGAAGTATTGGGTTTAGTTAAAAAACGTTGGAATGGTTTACAATTATTACGAAAAAACTTAGGTGATAAAAACATTGATTTTCAACAAAACAAAGGTTTTGAATTGTTTCAAAACAAGGAACTTTTAGATGGTTGTTTATCTCAAAAAGAAACAATTAATAAGTTACTTTCAGGTGTTTTTGATACTCCCGTATTTTCAACATCAAGCAATACTTTTAACTTCAAAAAAATTGAAGAAAAATATATTATAAATAATTATGAAGGCCAGATTGATACAGGAAAAATGATGCATGAACTTCTTAAAAAAGTTCAATCACTTGGAGTTAAAATCATCAATAATATTACT
This genomic stretch from Tenacibaculum jejuense harbors:
- a CDS encoding NAD(P)/FAD-dependent oxidoreductase → MQLSYWEIKEWFTNVDYTIVGSGIVGLNCALQLKQQFPKSNILIVEKGILPHGASTKNAGFACFGSLSELVDDLQNHTEDEVLGLVKKRWNGLQLLRKNLGDKNIDFQQNKGFELFQNKELLDGCLSQKETINKLLSGVFDTPVFSTSSNTFNFKKIEEKYIINNYEGQIDTGKMMHELLKKVQSLGVKIINNITVEEIQDHKNAVHIKTNLLSFNSNKVFIATNGFSKTLLNEDIKPARAQVLITKPIKNLHIKGTFHLDKGYYYFRNINDRILFGGGRNLDFKTEETTEFSLTELIQKKLEEILKDTILPNTAFEIDHRWSGIMGIGNQKKSIVKPISENVFCGIRLGGMGVAIGSLIGQELADLV